One region of Daphnia pulicaria isolate SC F1-1A chromosome 7, SC_F0-13Bv2, whole genome shotgun sequence genomic DNA includes:
- the LOC124348960 gene encoding cytochrome P450 4c3-like — protein sequence MDSANGIWISSFSVYTVTTILATIVGLALMKRYRFMKRCDKLYGPPTDIPLWGGGSLIFVPPDEIMNLLLVLHNIFGRKSASGMVRAWIGPLPMFFATTAEAAEVVLSSQKIITKSREYEFLHPWLNTGLLTSTGSKWQGRRKLLTPAFHFKILEDFVHVFDEQSRIMVNKLNQAVVKSNELNIFPFVTLCTLDVICETAMGRNVDAQSKTDSDYVQAVYNMSQLIQHRQIRFYLWSDWMFKLSSHWPEQCKALDILHGFTNKVIRERKLEHQQNKRQTPDIVEDSQKTEDAFTSPKRRRLAFLDLLIEASKDGTVLSDSDIREEVDTFMFEGHDTTSAAITWSILLIGSHPEVQELVNEELDRVFGDSDRPVTMADLNELKYLECCIKEALRLYPSVPIISRTCQEDVIIGDDEIPAGTSVSICPYFLHRDPKYFPDPELFQPKRFQAENSEKRHPYSYVPFSAGPRNCIGQRFALLEEKSIISAVFRNFHVRSLDKREEIILMAELILRPRDGIRVHLEPKKKQLIWKRNY from the exons ATGGATTCAGCTAACGGAATTTGGATTAGCAGCTTCTCCGTCTACACAGTGACCACCATTTTGGCTACCATCGTTGGTCTGGCTTTGATGAAACGATACCGTTTCATGAAGCGATGCGACAAACTCTACGG ACCACCAACTGATATTCCGTTATGGGGAGGTGGATCACTGATATTTGTCCCACCAGATG AAATTATGAACCTTCTCCTGGTGTTGCACAACATCTTTGGCCGTAAGTCTGCCAGCGGGATGGTACGCGCTTGGATCGGTCCTTTGCCCATGTTTTTTGCTACGACCGCTGAAGCTGCCGAG GTGGTGCTCAGTAGCCAAAAGATAATCACCAAGAGCCGCGAGTACGAATTCCTCCACCCGTGGTTAAACACAGGCCTTTTGACAAGCACAG GTAGCAAGTGGCAAGGGCGACGTAAACTTTTAACACCGGCGTTTCACTTTAAAATCCTCGAGGATTTTGTGCATGTGTTTGACGAACAAAGTCGAATAATGGTGAATAAGTTGAATCAAGCCGTGGTCAAAAGCAACGAGCTCAACATCTTCCCGTTCGTTACGCTGTGCACTCTTGACGTCATTTGCG AGACGGCCATGGGAAGGAACGTTGATGCTCAGAGTAAAACCGACTCCGACTATGTTCAAGCAGTTTACAA TATGAGCCAGCTTATTCAGCACCGACAGATAAGGTTCTATTTATGGTCGGACTGGATGTTCAAACTGAGCTCGCACTGGCCAGAGCAGTGCAAAGCGTTGG ATATTCTGCACGGATTCACCAACAAA GTTATTCGAGAACGGAAGTTGGAAcatcaacaaaataaaaggcaaACTCCTGACATCGTTGAGGATTCTCAAAAAACGGAGGATGCCTTTACGTCACCGA AGCGACGTCGCCTGGCAtttttggatcttttgattGAAGCGTCTAAAGACGGCACTGTATTGAGCGATTCTGACATACGTGAAGAGGTGGACACATTCATGTTTGAG GGCCACGACACGACTTCGGCTGCCATTACTTGGTCCATTTTATTGATTGGAAGTCATCCGGAAGTGCAG GAACTGGTTAACGAAGAATTAGACCGTGTTTTCGGTGATTCTGATCGACCCGTTACAATGGCAgatttaaatgaattgaagTATCTCGAGTGTTGCATCAAGGAAGCACTGCGTTTGTACCCGAGTGTTCCAATCATCAGCCGTACCTGTCAGGAAGATGTCATCATAG GTGACGATGAAATACCTGCTGGTACTTCCGTATCTATTTGTCCGTATTTCTTGCATCGCGACCCTAAATACTTTCCAGATCCGGAGCTCTTCCAGCCCAAGCGTTTTCAAGCGGAGAACTCGGAGAAGCGCCATCCTTATTCGTACGTCCCTTTCAGCGCTGGACCAAGGAACTGCATCG GTCAACGCTTCGCTCTGCTGGAAGAGAAATCCATCATTTCGGCTGTATTCCGCAACTTTCACGTCCGATCGCTGGATAAAAGAGAGGAAATTATTCTGATGGCGGAATTGATTCTACGTCCCCGTGATGGCATCAGAGTTCATCTTGAACCCAAAAAGAAGCAATTAatatggaaaagaaattattaa